The following coding sequences are from one Acidobacteriota bacterium window:
- a CDS encoding DoxX family protein, which translates to MSLSALYTTLTARFERLFAPLGHAVLFVLRLVWGWQFLTTGLGKLQNHTRVTDFFTSLGVPAPGLNAWFIGGLELVGGALLLVGLFSRPIALLLSGNMLVAYLAADRPALLGVFHDLDAFLKADPFWFLFVSVVVLTLGPGALSMDRLLSRRLAPPDTAG; encoded by the coding sequence ATGTCGCTCTCCGCCCTCTACACGACTCTCACGGCGCGCTTTGAGCGCCTCTTCGCGCCGCTCGGGCACGCGGTCCTCTTCGTGTTGCGCCTCGTCTGGGGCTGGCAGTTCCTGACGACGGGGCTCGGCAAGCTGCAGAACCACACGCGCGTGACGGACTTCTTCACGTCCCTCGGCGTCCCGGCGCCCGGCCTCAACGCCTGGTTCATCGGCGGCCTCGAGCTGGTCGGCGGCGCGCTTCTCCTCGTTGGCCTCTTTTCGCGACCGATCGCCCTCCTCCTCTCAGGCAACATGCTCGTCGCCTATCTCGCCGCGGACCGGCCGGCGCTCCTCGGCGTCTTCCACGACCTCGACGCTTTCCTCAAGGCCGATCCGTTCTGGTTTCTGTTCGTCTCGGTCGTCGTCCTGACGCTCGGCCCAGGCGCGCTCTCAATGGATCGACTGCTCTCGAGACGCCTCGCGCCGCCAGATACAGCCGGTTGA